Sequence from the Arthrobacter sp. Marseille-P9274 genome:
GGCCACAGACGGCCTTGCCGGGGCGGGAGAGGCCCTGCGGCGTCGGATCGATGCTGACACGGCCGCACACGCCGCCCTGGCCGATCGGCTCGCGACCGATGCCGCCGATCGCCGCGCCTATGAACAGCGCCGGCGCCGTTGGGACAGGTGGTGGAACGGTGCGCTCGCCGGTTTCGCCCTGCTGGTCCCGATCGCCGGGGGTTACGGCTACTACCTGGGTAACGGGGCCGGCGATGCGCAAGGCTACGCCCGCGCCCGTGATGAAACGGCTGCGGCGAGCTGGGCTAACACCACCAACGGCAAGCTCGCCCGCCGCATCGATCAGGCCAGCGAACAGACCATCCCCGCCATCGCGGCCTGCCCAAAGGATCATGGCTGGAAGCGCGAGAAGCGCGACGGGGCATACTGGTGCTTCGGCGCAAACCCTGATGCCAAATCCTACACCGGGTGGTTGCTGCCATGAGCCTCGATGATCGCACCCGCACCTGGCAGCTCATCATGACCGGCCACGATCTTCGGCACGTCACGCCTAACGCCCAGGCCGACATGGCGCGGCTGCTCGACCTCGATCCCTCCATCTCGCACCTGACGCTGGAAATCGGCGACGTGTCCGTTCACGTCGCCCGCGACTGGCCCAGCGATCAGTACGAGGAGGCCGATCGCCTGATTGACCGCATCGCCGCCTCGGGCGTGTCCGCGATCGTCGTCCACGATCGCAACGGCAAACCGCCTCGCCGTGTGACGACCGGCGAATAATGGCACGATGCCGCTGCCCCGACTCTTTCCTCGCCAAGCCTGCGGCCGGTAGGCCGCTTCTGTGACGGCGTAGCCGGCACGCATCATTAGCGCATCGGCCAAAGGCCGATTCCGCTTGCCATCATGCAACGCTAGCCTCGCGCGCCCGCGATGATTCTAGATTCTATTGATTCTATGATTCAGTGGTTGCTTGTCTGTTGATTCATATAGGGAAAATGGTCCGACCTACGACAAATGGGGTGCTCAGTTACGACAAATGGGGTGCGCACCTACGACAAATGGGGTGCTCAGTTACGACGGATCGGGTGCCCCATGAGGATGGGGCGACTGTGCGATCTATGACATTGACATTGATCTTATGTCGTAACTGGCTAAGCTCACGCCGTGCCCGACGACCTTCCTATCGGCCGCACGATGAAGGCGGCTTCCACGACCTCAGTTCGTGACGGTCATGCCATCGTCAAAGCTGGCGAGTTCATCGAAGCGCGGTTCGGCGCAGGTACGTCACCCTCTTTGGCGGCCCGCAAGACCCTGGCCCTTCTAATCGCCAAAGCTGCCGGCGAAGCGTGGCGACCGGGATCGCATGTTATCGCCAAGCGCGATCTGCGAGGCACCCACAACGCCAATGATCGGATCCAGGACACCCTCGATGAGCTGATGGATGTGAAGTTCCAAATGCCTTCGACCTCGGCGCAAGGGCGTGCGGCGACGCTCACCGCTGCCCTGCTCGCCTGGACGCTCAACGAACATGCGGAAGACGGCCGGGCCACCGTCGAGTGGGAGTTCACGGCACCGGCTAGGGCAATCCTACAGGGGAGCGATTACTACGCTCGCCTAAACCGGGCGGCTCTGCTCGCCTTCCGGTCGAAGTATGCGATCACCCTCTATGAGATGGGTTGCCTGCTGGCTGGTCGGCGTAGCCCCACATGGTCTGGAACAATCGATGAGCTGCGGGAGCGGCTTGGCACACCCTCTAATTCGATGCCCAACTTCTCCGACTTCCGGCGTCTGGTACTGACACCTAGCAAAGCCGAAATCGATCAGCTTGCCGCCTTCACGATGGACTGGTCGGAAAAGCGCGGGGCGCGGGGCAAGATCACCCATGTCACCCTGACCTTCACCCCTAAAGACGACGACGCCACTGACGCCGCGGCCGATGAGGCGGGACGTCATAGCAGCGGCCGAAAGGCCCGCCGGGAAGGGACGACAGAAACCCTCGTCGACACCGCCAGCCTCATCGCCTCGGCGGCTTCTCGGCTATCGGTTTCGGACACCTTACGCTGGCCGGCCGACGATCAGGTGGACGAGTTCAAGACCCCGGAGCTTCATGCAATCGGAATGGCCCTAGGCGGTGGTCACTCCGTACAGCGCCTAGCGGATCAGTATGCTCGCGTCCGCCCCGAACAGCGCCGTAAACTGGTAGGGGATGCCCTCAAGGCAGATTGGACGAAATGGGTTACGGGGTGTGCCACCAAGTGGGGCAGAGTCTGACCATTTCGCCACCTGACCGTTTCTGCTAACAGTTAGCCGATTACGTTTTGAAACGATCCGCAACAGGGACGGATAAGATGGCTTACACCCTCGGAGAAGCCGCAAAGGCAACGGGTATCAGCAAGGCTTCCATATCACGAGCCATCAATAGCGGTCGGATTTCTGCGATAAAAAAGGATGATGGTTCTTTTTCGATCGAGCCGGTCGAACTGCACCGGGTGTACCCTCCCAAGTCTGCCGCACCAGTAACTGAAACGCCATCTGAAACGCTACGCAACGGCAATGCTGACACCCGTAACGGGTCTGATTCCAATGTGTTGCAGGCTCGTCTTGATGCTGCCTTGGAACAGTTGCGCGATCGGGACGGCACGATCGATGATCTTCGCCGTCGCCTCGATCAATCGGATGAGGAACGACGTGAGGCTCAAGCCCGAGTGATCGGACTGCTGGCCGGCCCCGGCCCCACGGAATCCAAGAGGGGGTTTTTCGGTCGCCTATTTGGCCGCCCCGACGAATGACCGCTTAATGCGCCCCGATATAACGCAGAAAATGCGGGTAGCCTTCCGGGTCCATCGTATTCTGTAGAGTGACGACGGCGGTAGCTGCCGCCAGATA
This genomic interval carries:
- a CDS encoding replication initiation protein encodes the protein MPDDLPIGRTMKAASTTSVRDGHAIVKAGEFIEARFGAGTSPSLAARKTLALLIAKAAGEAWRPGSHVIAKRDLRGTHNANDRIQDTLDELMDVKFQMPSTSAQGRAATLTAALLAWTLNEHAEDGRATVEWEFTAPARAILQGSDYYARLNRAALLAFRSKYAITLYEMGCLLAGRRSPTWSGTIDELRERLGTPSNSMPNFSDFRRLVLTPSKAEIDQLAAFTMDWSEKRGARGKITHVTLTFTPKDDDATDAAADEAGRHSSGRKARREGTTETLVDTASLIASAASRLSVSDTLRWPADDQVDEFKTPELHAIGMALGGGHSVQRLADQYARVRPEQRRKLVGDALKADWTKWVTGCATKWGRV